From the Bacteroidia bacterium genome, one window contains:
- the dnaA gene encoding chromosomal replication initiator protein DnaA, with amino-acid sequence MEVEIIKSAETAWKECLEIIRPRVKILTFNTWFEPIVPKSLEGSLLTLEVPSTYFYEWIEEHFFGLLQEALRAVLGENAALQYAVSVLKQDIPATPGRSHQIPQTTISQSKENVQNLAQPVHAGRPAEPFVSNLNPKYLFSNFIRGDGNQFARAAAMNVSNNPGETAFNPLVLYGGVGLGKTHLIQAIGNHVLEQFPNKRVYYVSSEKFTIDFVDAIERNSTIDFSSFYRSMDVLIVDDIQFFSGKERTQDTFFHTFNTLHQLKKQIILSSDRPPKDLVGLDERLISRFQCGLTVDIQPPDLETRIAILRKKSESDYIDIPQDVIEYIASNVKSNIRELEGCYIGLIARHTLEQRPLDISLAEKVLKNVIAVDKKELSIENIQKIVADFFKVSENSLRMKTRKQEIVLPRQVAMFLCKKMTRASLKTIGLHFGGRDHTTIIHACRTIEQAMENDASLAGHVEQIEKQLSYVTH; translated from the coding sequence ATGGAAGTTGAAATCATAAAAAGCGCCGAAACTGCATGGAAGGAATGTCTTGAGATCATTCGGCCGCGCGTCAAAATATTGACATTTAACACCTGGTTTGAACCCATCGTACCGAAAAGTCTGGAAGGATCCCTTCTCACCCTCGAAGTACCCAGTACCTACTTTTACGAATGGATTGAAGAGCATTTCTTCGGTCTTCTGCAGGAAGCACTCCGCGCCGTCCTCGGTGAGAATGCTGCTCTCCAATATGCCGTCAGTGTACTGAAGCAGGATATTCCGGCGACGCCCGGGAGGTCTCATCAGATTCCGCAGACAACCATATCTCAAAGCAAAGAAAACGTCCAGAATTTAGCGCAACCTGTTCATGCCGGACGCCCTGCGGAGCCGTTCGTGTCTAACCTGAATCCGAAATACCTTTTCTCGAATTTCATCCGTGGCGACGGAAATCAGTTTGCCCGTGCAGCCGCAATGAACGTTTCCAATAACCCGGGGGAGACCGCTTTCAATCCCCTCGTTCTTTACGGAGGTGTCGGCCTGGGAAAAACACATCTTATCCAGGCCATTGGTAATCACGTGCTTGAGCAGTTCCCCAATAAACGTGTGTACTACGTGAGCAGTGAGAAATTCACCATTGACTTCGTGGATGCGATAGAACGAAACAGCACCATTGATTTCTCGTCGTTTTACCGAAGCATGGATGTTTTGATCGTGGACGACATCCAATTCTTCTCCGGAAAAGAACGCACACAGGATACCTTTTTCCATACCTTCAATACGCTGCATCAACTGAAAAAACAGATAATTCTTTCATCGGACAGGCCGCCAAAAGACCTTGTGGGACTCGATGAACGTCTGATTTCCCGTTTTCAATGTGGACTGACAGTGGACATCCAGCCGCCGGATCTGGAAACACGCATCGCCATCCTTCGAAAAAAATCCGAAAGCGATTATATAGATATTCCCCAGGATGTCATTGAATACATTGCCTCTAACGTCAAATCGAACATCCGCGAACTTGAGGGCTGCTATATCGGACTCATAGCCCGGCACACGCTGGAACAACGTCCCCTGGACATTTCTCTTGCCGAAAAAGTGCTGAAAAATGTCATCGCTGTGGATAAAAAGGAGCTTTCCATCGAAAACATTCAAAAAATCGTAGCAGATTTTTTCAAAGTTTCGGAAAACTCCCTGCGAATGAAAACCCGCAAACAGGAGATTGTGCTCCCCCGGCAGGTTGCCATGTTTCTCTGCAAAAAAATGACTCGCGCCTCACTGAAAACCATTGGACTCCATTTCGGCGGTCGCGATCATACCACCATCATCCATGCGTGTCGGACTATCGAGCAGGCGATGGAAAACGACGCATCCCTCGCGGGGCATGTCGAGCAAATTGAAAAACAGCTCTCCTATGTAACGCATTGA
- a CDS encoding HD domain-containing protein, whose translation MTAVQNLKRFWNEQTDVKSLCLCLTGSVARSEATACSDTDILLLMEEGREDPEEYAHVARDLQSVIGRSSIVFRSVDQLADLLIQDMRSWLALTDSRFVAGSRELYVRLWDALAKQCQHSYPVIFEKLKVLTLDRHALYGASTSLLEPNVKSSAGALRDVLAITYLEVIHLLRNADTAVTGISDWAALISNASLLPERRKAVLEARSFFLLVRRNLHEVTGHLNDTLKFELQPHVANATTRDTSGKDVAMVEQFMRRYYQHARNVHLALELSFYDHEATPVHFPETEDHTVIHLPVHGFSHGKEILNMFLMSAQNGGRPGSDVIRALTGERRYDYSGTACGQIFDEILRGDLRVGSTLRSMHEWGVLKMVFPEFATVEFFFQHNIYHYFTLDEHIITMIEKAEALGNDTSVFGDVYRSLRDISVLFYAVLLHDIAKPVDLVRHEIVGATMVPEILRRFGREDAAGDVAFLVRWHLAMEQMAFRRDIRDEAALMSFLDLVQTQERLDFLLLLTYADMAALNPGVLTDWKKVMLLELYHAASARLRGGSEEDGEVEGVRVGEQTEPTASESLLRRAMEDVREGEPVRIFVFQHQAYTEIHVICLDRPLLLTQLSAALLGADVNVIDATIDTRNDIAVDIFRVTDIVRNGCLDQAGIMRARETLRHVCTAEVTGEELFQQFRRKWIRRIRRTVRDSVKTDIAYLDTGDGKFGDRTIIEVYAPDAFGLLYILCREISSFGLNIVFAKIATRVDGVVDSFYVLEASGHPFTDPLRREQLRQSLLRHIKDVSHME comes from the coding sequence ATGACTGCTGTTCAGAATCTGAAGCGTTTCTGGAACGAACAGACAGACGTAAAATCACTTTGTCTTTGTCTGACAGGCAGTGTTGCACGAAGTGAAGCGACCGCTTGCTCCGATACCGACATTCTGCTGCTCATGGAGGAGGGGCGCGAGGATCCGGAGGAATATGCACATGTAGCCCGTGACCTGCAGAGTGTGATTGGCCGGTCGAGCATTGTCTTTCGTTCTGTTGATCAGCTCGCTGATTTGCTCATACAGGACATGCGGTCGTGGCTTGCGTTAACGGATTCGCGCTTCGTGGCTGGTTCTCGGGAATTGTATGTTCGTTTGTGGGATGCCCTTGCGAAACAATGCCAACACTCCTATCCCGTCATTTTTGAAAAACTGAAAGTTCTGACACTCGATCGTCACGCGTTGTATGGGGCTTCTACGTCCTTGCTCGAGCCGAATGTAAAAAGCAGTGCAGGGGCGTTGCGGGACGTTTTGGCTATCACCTATCTGGAGGTCATACACCTTCTCCGGAATGCTGATACTGCGGTTACGGGAATATCGGACTGGGCCGCACTTATTTCGAACGCTTCACTTCTCCCTGAGCGGAGAAAAGCGGTTTTGGAAGCACGTTCCTTTTTTCTTCTTGTACGACGCAATCTCCACGAGGTGACCGGTCATTTGAATGACACCTTGAAGTTCGAGCTTCAGCCGCATGTAGCGAACGCCACAACGAGAGACACAAGTGGAAAAGACGTCGCTATGGTGGAGCAATTCATGCGCCGCTATTATCAGCATGCGCGCAATGTGCATCTGGCACTGGAACTTTCGTTTTATGATCACGAAGCTACACCTGTCCATTTTCCCGAGACAGAAGATCACACTGTCATTCATCTCCCTGTTCATGGATTCTCTCATGGAAAGGAAATCCTGAACATGTTCCTGATGTCGGCACAGAATGGCGGGCGTCCCGGGAGTGACGTCATACGCGCGCTTACCGGAGAAAGGCGGTACGATTATTCAGGCACCGCATGCGGACAGATATTCGATGAAATTTTACGGGGAGACCTGCGCGTAGGATCAACCTTGCGGAGCATGCACGAATGGGGCGTGCTGAAGATGGTCTTTCCTGAATTTGCGACCGTTGAGTTTTTTTTCCAGCACAATATCTACCACTATTTCACGCTGGACGAGCACATCATTACAATGATAGAGAAAGCTGAAGCGCTGGGAAACGATACATCCGTCTTTGGGGATGTGTATCGATCACTTCGTGATATCTCCGTCTTGTTCTATGCCGTCCTCCTGCACGACATAGCCAAACCAGTAGACCTTGTGCGACACGAAATCGTAGGCGCAACAATGGTGCCCGAAATACTGCGACGATTCGGAAGGGAGGACGCGGCCGGGGATGTCGCTTTTCTCGTCAGATGGCATCTTGCAATGGAGCAAATGGCGTTCCGCCGGGATATCCGTGATGAGGCGGCATTGATGTCCTTTCTGGATTTGGTACAGACTCAGGAGAGACTGGATTTTCTTCTGCTTCTGACCTATGCGGATATGGCCGCATTGAATCCCGGCGTACTCACGGACTGGAAAAAAGTGATGCTGCTTGAACTGTATCATGCCGCCTCTGCGAGACTCCGCGGAGGAAGCGAAGAAGATGGAGAGGTAGAAGGGGTGAGAGTAGGTGAGCAGACAGAACCGACGGCATCGGAATCGCTTCTTCGGCGCGCTATGGAAGATGTGCGTGAAGGGGAACCAGTGCGCATTTTCGTCTTCCAGCATCAGGCCTACACGGAAATCCACGTCATCTGTCTGGATCGTCCGCTTCTTCTCACGCAGCTTTCCGCAGCGCTGCTCGGTGCGGATGTCAATGTTATTGACGCGACGATTGATACGAGAAACGATATCGCGGTGGACATATTCCGTGTTACCGATATTGTCCGCAACGGCTGTCTCGATCAAGCCGGAATAATGAGAGCGAGGGAGACACTTCGTCATGTATGCACCGCCGAAGTAACAGGGGAAGAACTCTTCCAACAATTCAGGAGAAAATGGATTCGGAGGATTCGCCGGACGGTGAGGGATAGCGTCAAAACCGATATCGCTTACCTGGACACAGGCGATGGGAAATTTGGCGACAGAACGATCATCGAGGTATACGCGCCTGATGCGTTTGGTTTGCTGTACATACTTTGCAGGGAAATTTCTTCGTTTGGATTGAACATCGTATTTGCCAAAATTGCTACTCGAGTAGATGGAGTCGTCGATTCATTCTACGTACTGGAAGCATCGGGACATCCATTCACTGATCCTCTTCGGAGAGAACAGTTGCGCCAATCGTTGTTGCGACACATCAAAGACGTATCGCATATGGAGTGA
- the murI gene encoding glutamate racemase codes for MLPLNIPEQQKRIGVFDSGIGGLTVVRALMERLPFENITYFGDTARVPYGSKSAEVVREYAFEDTRFLLKHGVKLIVVACNTVSAVAIDDLRSHFSVPIIGMIQPGATAAAAATTSGRVGVIGTLATIASESYQRELKTLDRRLEVLSRACPLFVPLAEEGWTDHPVSQMVANEYLSDLRQHHVDTLILGCTHYPILKSVIQKAVGNDVTLIDSGEAAAAEVESLLRTQQLLNPSNQQPNHEFFVSDVPQKFKHLGSLFLGKPDLRVHRVHLP; via the coding sequence GTGCTTCCTCTGAACATTCCTGAGCAGCAAAAGCGAATCGGTGTTTTCGATTCCGGCATCGGAGGTCTGACGGTAGTGCGGGCTTTGATGGAACGATTGCCGTTCGAGAATATCACGTACTTCGGTGATACTGCGCGCGTACCCTATGGCAGCAAGTCGGCCGAGGTGGTGCGCGAGTACGCTTTTGAGGACACACGTTTTCTTCTCAAACATGGCGTAAAGCTCATTGTCGTCGCGTGTAACACCGTGTCCGCAGTGGCGATCGATGATCTGCGTTCGCATTTCTCCGTGCCGATCATAGGAATGATTCAACCCGGGGCTACTGCCGCTGCTGCCGCAACGACGTCGGGCCGCGTCGGTGTGATTGGAACCCTGGCAACCATCGCGAGCGAGTCCTATCAAAGAGAACTGAAAACTCTGGACCGACGGCTCGAGGTGCTGTCACGTGCGTGCCCGCTCTTTGTGCCTCTTGCCGAAGAGGGGTGGACTGATCATCCCGTTTCTCAAATGGTTGCGAACGAGTATTTGTCTGATCTGAGGCAACATCATGTTGATACCCTCATACTTGGCTGTACGCATTATCCCATTCTCAAATCCGTCATCCAGAAAGCGGTTGGGAACGACGTTACACTCATAGATTCCGGCGAAGCCGCTGCGGCGGAGGTGGAGTCGCTGCTTCGTACGCAACAGCTGCTCAACCCGTCGAATCAACAGCCGAATCACGAATTCTTTGTCTCCGACGTCCCTCAGAAATTCAAGCACCTCGGCAGTCTGTTTCTCGGAAAGCCGGACCTGCGCGTCCATCGCGTGCACCTTCCGTGA
- a CDS encoding acyl-CoA mutase large subunit family protein — MTEQNKEKEKNPLFSEFPIPLKEDWFRIVAEDLEGGDFDRKLVWKTEEGFSAQPLYFPDSMIELSHAAFYPGEAPFVRGAASLPSDEKPWSICQSLSTPDPAEANRELLDSLKRGQHGCSIRFDRAAVLAERKSSVQHYLAVDGVCVQSLDDMAVLLRDVPAKAEIELRGGLSSLLLLGMALEVGITPHHVDFDPISRLLIDGSLPMSFEDCMALAANTIRSIEASTPTTSIVSASGECFHNAGATAVQEIAFTLAAGVEYLDALSSHGIDTESAAKRMGFTFAAGTNFFMEIAKLRAARALWSKILFHFDENAAHCAPMRMHVRTSWRQQTKYDPWVNMLRGTVESMAAALGGADSIYTAPYDEAVTAPGAFSKRIARNVQIILQEEAHLGQTVDPAGGSYYIEELTASLAEHAWTLFQSVEKEGGLLQAAKSGSVQTQVLEAAGRKQQDMAGRKSILIGTNQYPNPTEAALEQNTTVQEMAGTVRETVLGKISRKMDLEGAPDATRFESLMDTLRSGAALSEIFETIPVTGNSPNVTPLPQVRAAYMFEKLRDAVESSPAKPVIFLATLGPVFWRRARATFASGFFGTAGLTVIDNPGFASPEEACDAARQAGADIVVICSDDESYGSVVPTMVRTLKSTQAGMQIVVAGYPKDNIDALRAAGVDQFIHVKADVAAVLASMLENFGIDQK; from the coding sequence ATGACAGAGCAGAACAAAGAGAAAGAGAAAAATCCACTGTTTTCGGAGTTTCCGATACCTCTGAAGGAGGATTGGTTCCGCATAGTGGCCGAGGATCTTGAAGGAGGGGACTTTGACCGAAAGCTGGTTTGGAAAACGGAAGAAGGTTTCTCCGCGCAACCACTGTATTTCCCTGACAGCATGATTGAACTCTCCCACGCGGCGTTTTATCCGGGTGAGGCGCCGTTTGTCCGAGGTGCTGCTTCGTTGCCGTCGGACGAAAAGCCGTGGTCCATCTGTCAGTCACTGTCAACACCCGATCCCGCGGAGGCAAACCGGGAGTTGCTTGATTCTCTGAAACGCGGTCAGCACGGATGCTCCATACGTTTCGATCGGGCGGCGGTTCTCGCGGAAAGAAAATCCAGTGTACAGCACTATCTGGCTGTGGATGGCGTTTGCGTTCAGTCCCTTGATGATATGGCGGTGCTTCTCAGAGATGTACCGGCAAAAGCCGAGATTGAGCTGCGGGGTGGACTCTCGTCGCTGCTCCTTCTCGGAATGGCTCTGGAAGTGGGCATCACTCCGCATCATGTAGATTTCGATCCGATCTCCCGGCTCCTAATTGACGGAAGTCTTCCCATGTCGTTCGAGGACTGTATGGCGTTGGCAGCCAACACCATACGGTCAATCGAAGCATCAACACCGACAACATCCATTGTTTCCGCGAGTGGAGAATGTTTTCATAATGCCGGAGCGACGGCGGTGCAGGAAATAGCTTTCACGCTCGCCGCAGGGGTTGAATATCTTGATGCGTTATCGTCCCACGGTATCGATACGGAATCAGCAGCGAAGCGCATGGGCTTCACGTTCGCCGCAGGCACAAATTTCTTCATGGAAATCGCGAAACTGAGGGCCGCTCGCGCGCTTTGGTCCAAAATTCTGTTTCATTTCGATGAAAACGCGGCACACTGCGCCCCCATGCGCATGCATGTACGAACATCGTGGAGACAGCAGACGAAGTACGATCCCTGGGTCAACATGCTTCGGGGAACGGTCGAGTCCATGGCTGCGGCGTTGGGCGGGGCGGACTCCATTTATACGGCACCATATGATGAGGCTGTGACAGCACCCGGGGCGTTTTCCAAACGTATAGCCAGAAACGTGCAGATCATTCTTCAGGAGGAGGCACACCTGGGCCAAACCGTTGATCCTGCCGGTGGTTCGTATTACATCGAAGAATTGACGGCGTCTCTTGCCGAACATGCCTGGACGCTGTTCCAGTCCGTCGAGAAGGAGGGCGGTCTTCTTCAGGCCGCGAAGAGCGGAAGCGTACAGACGCAGGTGCTGGAAGCGGCAGGAAGAAAGCAGCAGGATATGGCAGGCAGAAAGTCCATACTGATCGGTACGAATCAGTACCCGAATCCGACAGAAGCGGCGTTGGAGCAGAATACTACTGTTCAAGAAATGGCGGGTACGGTCAGGGAAACCGTACTCGGAAAGATCTCCCGCAAAATGGACCTTGAAGGCGCTCCGGATGCGACGCGATTTGAATCCCTCATGGATACGTTGCGCTCCGGTGCAGCTCTGTCCGAAATCTTTGAAACGATACCTGTGACCGGGAACTCACCGAACGTCACGCCGCTGCCGCAAGTACGGGCTGCATATATGTTCGAGAAGCTGAGAGATGCTGTCGAAAGCAGTCCGGCGAAACCCGTGATCTTCCTTGCCACGCTGGGACCGGTATTCTGGCGACGCGCTCGTGCGACGTTCGCGTCGGGATTTTTCGGAACCGCAGGGCTGACGGTGATAGACAATCCCGGCTTCGCTTCTCCTGAAGAGGCCTGCGACGCCGCCCGACAGGCCGGAGCGGATATTGTGGTCATCTGCAGCGACGATGAGAGCTATGGATCGGTCGTGCCCACCATGGTGCGGACGCTCAAGAGTACGCAGGCAGGGATGCAGATCGTTGTGGCCGGCTATCCGAAAGACAATATTGACGCGCTGCGCGCTGCCGGCGTGGACCAGTTTATCCATGTCAAAGCCGACGTGGCGGCGGTACTCGCTTCCATGCTCGAGAATTTTGGAATCGACCAGAAATGA
- the scpA gene encoding methylmalonyl-CoA mutase has translation MKPDFSRIAYDFNEFTSRGLGGWHERAVRDAEGELPDQRVWMTPEQIGVRPMYSAADLTKLEHLDFLSGIPPFLRGPYSTMYVQRPWTVRQYAGFSTAEESNAFYRRNLAAGQKGLSIAFDLATHRGYDSDNPRVVGDVGKAGVAIDSILDMQILFDQIPLDKMSVSMTMNGAVLPILALYIVAAEEQGVSMEKLSGTIQNDILKEFMVRNTYIYPPTPSMRIVSDIIAFTARHMPKFNSISISGYHMQEAGATADIEMAYTLADGLEYVRAGLNAGLDIDAFAPRLSFFWAVGMNFFMEIAKMRAARMLWAKLIRQFNPQNPKSMSLRTHSQTSGWSLTEQDPFNNVARTCVEALAAALGHTQSLHTNALDEAIALPTDFSARIARNTQLFLQEETQICRSVDPWAGSYYVERLTHELAHRGWELIQEVETYGGMTKAIEAGLPKMRIEEAAARKQARIDSGKDTIVGVNKHRLEREDPIDILEVDNSAVLEAQKKRLEILRANRNTTDVRNALEHVRETAAGDGNLLDACVNAARLRATVGEISDAMEEVFGRHKAVIRSITGVYSSEAGDDADFVNARELTDRFAAQEGRRPRIMIAKLGQDGHDRGAKVISTAFADLGFDVDIGPLFQTPEEAARQAAENDVHIVGVSSLAAGHKTLVPALLEALRAIGREDILVVVGGVIPVQDYEFLYAAGASAVFGPGTVIAKAAQQLMHILLRETTES, from the coding sequence ATGAAACCGGATTTTTCACGTATAGCCTACGACTTCAACGAGTTCACTTCACGCGGGTTGGGTGGCTGGCATGAGCGAGCGGTTCGCGATGCGGAGGGCGAGCTGCCGGACCAACGCGTGTGGATGACGCCGGAACAAATTGGAGTCCGTCCCATGTATTCCGCTGCGGATCTGACAAAGCTCGAGCATCTGGACTTTCTTTCCGGCATTCCTCCGTTTTTGCGTGGTCCTTACTCCACCATGTATGTGCAACGTCCGTGGACGGTGCGGCAGTATGCCGGATTCTCCACCGCGGAGGAATCCAACGCCTTTTATCGCAGAAACCTTGCCGCCGGCCAGAAAGGGCTTTCCATCGCCTTCGACCTCGCGACACATCGCGGCTACGATTCGGATAATCCGAGAGTTGTCGGCGACGTCGGTAAAGCAGGAGTAGCCATCGACTCCATCCTTGACATGCAGATTCTGTTCGACCAGATACCGCTCGATAAAATGTCCGTCTCCATGACCATGAACGGTGCCGTGCTTCCCATTCTGGCGCTGTACATCGTCGCAGCGGAGGAACAGGGCGTTTCGATGGAAAAACTCAGCGGCACCATTCAGAACGACATTCTGAAAGAATTCATGGTCCGCAACACCTACATCTATCCGCCGACTCCTTCGATGCGCATCGTATCGGACATCATTGCATTCACTGCCCGTCACATGCCGAAGTTCAACTCGATTTCCATTTCCGGTTACCATATGCAGGAAGCGGGTGCCACAGCGGATATCGAAATGGCATATACTCTTGCCGATGGTCTGGAGTATGTGCGCGCGGGCTTGAATGCCGGCCTGGATATCGATGCCTTCGCTCCCCGGCTGTCCTTCTTCTGGGCGGTGGGGATGAATTTCTTCATGGAAATCGCCAAAATGCGCGCAGCGCGCATGCTGTGGGCGAAACTCATTCGACAATTCAATCCCCAAAACCCGAAATCCATGTCGCTGCGCACACACAGCCAGACCTCCGGATGGAGTCTGACCGAGCAGGATCCCTTCAACAATGTCGCCCGCACCTGCGTCGAGGCCCTGGCCGCCGCGCTGGGACACACGCAATCGCTGCATACCAACGCACTCGATGAAGCCATAGCCCTGCCTACGGATTTTTCAGCCCGCATCGCCCGCAACACGCAGTTGTTCCTTCAGGAAGAGACGCAGATCTGTCGCAGCGTCGATCCCTGGGCGGGTTCCTATTACGTCGAGCGTCTGACGCATGAGCTTGCACACCGTGGCTGGGAGCTGATTCAGGAAGTGGAAACCTACGGAGGAATGACCAAGGCGATTGAAGCCGGCCTGCCGAAAATGCGCATTGAGGAAGCGGCAGCAAGAAAGCAGGCACGAATTGATTCAGGTAAGGACACCATCGTCGGCGTGAATAAGCATCGGCTGGAGAGGGAAGATCCTATTGACATCCTCGAGGTGGACAACAGCGCCGTTTTGGAAGCGCAAAAGAAAAGACTTGAAATTCTGCGGGCCAATCGTAACACCACTGATGTACGCAATGCTCTGGAGCACGTACGAGAAACCGCGGCCGGCGATGGCAACCTGTTGGATGCCTGCGTCAATGCTGCTAGATTGCGTGCAACCGTAGGAGAGATTTCAGACGCCATGGAAGAAGTGTTCGGTAGACACAAAGCTGTCATTCGCTCAATCACCGGGGTGTATTCCAGCGAAGCCGGAGACGACGCAGATTTTGTCAATGCGCGCGAGCTTACGGACCGCTTCGCCGCACAAGAGGGTCGCAGACCACGCATTATGATCGCCAAACTGGGGCAGGATGGACATGACCGCGGAGCGAAAGTGATTTCCACCGCCTTCGCCGATCTCGGCTTCGATGTGGATATCGGTCCGCTGTTCCAGACGCCGGAGGAAGCGGCGCGTCAGGCAGCGGAAAACGACGTGCACATCGTCGGCGTCTCGAGTCTCGCCGCCGGGCACAAAACTCTGGTACCCGCGTTGCTCGAAGCGCTTCGTGCCATCGGGCGGGAAGATATACTCGTCGTTGTTGGCGGAGTGATTCCCGTACAGGATTACGAGTTTCTCTACGCCGCCGGCGCTTCGGCCGTGTTCGGACCCGGTACCGTTATCGCGAAAGCCGCGCAGCAACTGATGCACATTCTTCTTCGCGAAACGACAGAAAGCTGA